The Bubalus bubalis isolate 160015118507 breed Murrah chromosome 2, NDDB_SH_1, whole genome shotgun sequence genome includes the window AAGAGGAAAACTGAAAATCagtcaacatattaaaaatcctTCTGAAGGAGTCAAAGAGCTGACCAGGCAGTGAAGATTTGCAGGACTAAGATCTAGAACAGGAGGGCAGTGCAGAAAGGAGGGTCcagcattttttttaaccatttttctcCTTGAGGTACAAGCATATCTTAATTTTTTGTATTTCAGTTTACTGCAGTCCACAgatattgtgcttttttttttctttttttttacaaattgaagatctATGGCAGCCCAGCATTGAGCGAGCTTGTCAGCACAATTTTCCAAACAGCATTTGCCCACTTTGAATCtcctgtcacattttggtaattctcacaatatttcaaactttttcagtgTTAGTATATTCGTAATGGttatctgtgatcagtgatctttgatgctaTTACTACAGCTCACCGAAGGTTCAGATGATGGCGAGGAAAAGTGTTTTTAATGAAGATACATACTTTGTTTTAGACATAATTCTATTGTACATTTAATAGATTACACGCTATGGTATGATCGTATGCAGTGGGGAAAAAGTATTcacgtgacttgctttattgccaCATCTGTTTTAGGGCTGGAAACAAGCCCGCAGCATCTCTGAAGTATGCCTGTACTGGCATATTCTGAAAAGAAgtcataagaaaatatttgagaagatTTCATTTATCCTAACATTAATGATTATTTCTACATCACTAGTATCTTGTGGACCACTACGCTTAGACTGTTATACCTTTTTGGTAATTTTATCAAGGATCAAATATAACACGGTTTCTCTTTTAGACAAATGCTCTCTATTCATCCTAGATTTTACCTCGAATTAACATTTAGAATGTCTTTTTCACCTGCCATTTTCTGCCATACTTGTATGTTTATATTCTTATCCGATTCGTTTTAGTTATGTATAAATTCCATAATGGTGAAACTATGTTTTTTTTATTACTGCTCTTATTACCAGAAAAATTGAATTAAACCATGCCTAGAGAGAATAAATTGTCACAAATGAAGTTGTCTTTGAAAGTAAAGCCTGCATACtaatctatgattttttttaatatattgttctATGCCTAAAGAGGATTAGTTAGTAGGAAGGAAAACTcaattcaaaacaattttattatgcaaaaagcaaataaaaactatCACACCCTTGCTCTATTCATAGACTAATTCTACACTATAGATATTTCTTGGtgttaacataaataaataaaaattagtgatCATCCTTGATGCCTCTCATCTCCCTAccatttctgaaatgaaaacagaattcaAGAAATGTATCAGATTTATTAGATATAAGAAAATGAATGTCATAAAAAgcacagtttttatttattcctgtttGGCCAATGATTTTCTTTAGACAgacagcttcagtttcctcccaAAGACTCTCTTCAAAGCCAACTTCCCTTCCTTATTCCTAAGGGTGTATATCAATGGATTCAGCAGTGAAGTGACAGTGGTGTGTATGACAGCCACATGCCGTCCCTGTGATACAGAtgtggcagaggcaggagggatgTAGGCGAGTCCCACAGTTCCATAAAACAGAGATACGACCATGAAATGAGAGGCACATGTGGACAGAGCCTTGTGGAGCCCACGGCAGGTCCGGTTCTTGAACAGAAGGAAGCCAATAATATACAAGTAGGAGAGGAAAGTGAGAAAGCACGCTGCCATAGATAAGCTGCCAGTGACAATAAAAATGAGCCACTGATTGAGCCGAATGTCCCCACAAGCCAACTCTAAGAGAGGCTTCACATCGCAGAAGAAGTAGTTGAGTTTCAAAGAGTGGCAAAAGTTCAGACGTGCAGTCATGACAGAATGCATCAGAGCATAAAAGAAACTGGTGATCCAGGCCACAGTTGCCAGGAGAATACATGCCTTGAGGTTCATGATAAGAGTGTAGCGAAGTGGATAACAGATGGCCACAAATCGGTCAAATCCCATAATGGCCAGCAAGATGGACTCAGTACAGCCCAGAAAGTGGAAGAAGTGTAGCTGAGTGATGCAGCCCAGGAAAGACACGGCCTTGTGAGCAGAGAGGAGGTTTGCCATTAGTATGGGCAGTGTCACTGAAGAATAGCAGATATCCAGACAAGaaagatttcccaggaaaaaatacataggGGAGTAGAGTCTTGGCTCCGAGATGACAACCACTAATATGGACCCGTTTCCAAACAGATCGATCATGTATATAATCAGGAGGGTCATAAAGAGAACAGGCTGCAGCTCCTGAGTGGAGGTCAGTTCCAGCAGGAGAAACTCATTCACTGTGGTAACGTTCTCCATCGCTCTGAGGAGGAGTGATAACAGTTAGTAAAGCTGCTCTAGTAGACTGTATGGGTTAAATGAAGCAAGTTCATCATCTGAAAGTATATGAGGATGATCTATGGTGAGTAAAATGGTTAGAAATGCTAGAATTAAGTTCACTTGCAACataattaaggacagaaatttgTGATAAATTCTGAGTCAGTGTGATATATGTGATACATAGAACAAAGAAGCATATTTAGGATGCTGAGTTAAACCTATAAAGCAACTCATAAATAATTAAAGCAGATATTTAGTGGACACAGTAAGAGAACAGGACTCAGTTTTAGCCTCATTGTAGCATTAAAATTAGTGTATCTAAAGAGTCTTGTCAGATgtatttgtaaaaatttaaatatttttaaatggacataATAGGCACACTTCTCATTTCTGGTACAAGTAGAAACTTAGCAATAGTCCTAAatatctgcttaaaaaaaataagagtaggTTCTCCACAATCTAAACCTTcatgaaactagaaaaaaaaattgtaaacccCAAAATTTCAAATCATGTGTAGGCAGAGGGAATACAAATCAGCAGGCTTGGTGTCAGCATCACAAGAGGGCATCACAGCAGCAGGGTTATTTATGCAGGAAAATCCCAAAGTACTAAGAAGTTTTAGTAGCAAAAGAGTATTGAAAACAGCAGAAAATTATCAGTCTCAGAAAGAGAGGGCCTCACATTGAGAGTGAATTTCTCCAGAATACCAGAAAACAAGCAAGTCAGTGTGCACATAATGATGAAGAGTAAAGTATGTTACCACAAAGACAGTAAAAATGTTGCAACTGAAGAGGGGACCAATGAGCCAAGAATCTGGGGAAAATATCCTATCCTCCATGCCATATAAACCTCCTGATAACTTGCCCCCCAAATCCAACTTGTtcatatataaacaataaatagaTAAACTTCTGTATCCACATGAAAGTATgataagaaacaaacagaaaaatagataatcatgatttctcaacagaaattcaaattaaaattcaatGGTATACTATTTTGACAAAGATTAAAATGTTtgcaacatttattttcttgaaggTGGTGAAATACACACAGATGGGGATGTCAATTGGTTTAATCTCTAACAGATAGTTTAGTaataatggatgtgagagttggaccataaagaatgctgagcaccaaagaactgctGCTTTTGAATTATAGTGCTAGAgatgactcttgaaagtcccttggacagcaagatcaaaccagtcaatcctaaagaaaatcaaccctgcatttcgttggaaggactgatgctaaagctgaagctccagtacttcagccacctgatgcgaagagccaactcagtggaaaacaccctgatgctggggaagattgaaagcaaaaggagaagcaggtgacagaggatgaaattgttagatagcattgccaactcaatggatgtgaatttgagcaaactccaggagatagtgaaggacagagaaacctggtgtgctgcagtccatggggtcacaaagagttagacacaacttagtgactaaacaacaaaattacaCAAAACATCACTCCCTAATCATTTTAGATGTTTCTATTATCTGCATTTTTAGAGTATATCACTTTTATTCTATCTGTATGTTAGAGATGCCATAAAATGACCTGTTCGTTTATTCCCAAATTCACGTTCAGTGAACCACATTAACAGCTTGCAGTTGGTCATGGTGGAAGTGCTTATGCCAAGGAATTGGTAAATTCTACAAATTATAAGCATGGTTTATGGTTTTTTGATTGTCTAGGCTTAAGAAAGTGATGGAAATGATgcagattaaacttaaaagtgtgTCATATTTGTAGTCATTATATTGTGAATAACACAAAAATGGAGGAACATTTCTTCTGGTATTCAAAAAGTTTTGTACTTCAGGAAAACTAATATCACTGACCAATGAGAGAAATCCAGGCATATAACTTCCTTGATTCACTTTTGTCTTAGTTATTAACATAAACATATCAAACCCTAATGGAATTCATCAATGATGCAAGCGATTTCTTTGTTGAATTGACATTCACAGAATGCTAATATTGATTTTTGGTAAATACTTGCTGAAATTCAACTATATTTGAAATTCATACCATAGctgaaatttaatttctatttgatCAAGTTACAATATATTCAAGGACTTATTTACAATTGTCAAGTCCATTCACCCTCACACACTCCTGGATAACCATTTCAAACCTCCAGCCAACCTGCTTCTCCATATTGACTGTCCAATGCTGAGCTTGCTTCCTTGTCTATAAGAAATTTGAAGCAATTGAAAAGAACTTCCAGACTCACTATCATTTGTGTCTATATTATTAGAAAGTGATtgcactttctttttaatttatttttaattgaggataattgctttataatggtgtgttagtttctgtcataTAACAATGTGAATCATGCAGATATCCTCTCCCTCATGAGCCTTTCTCCCTGCCCAACCTGTGCTTTTTTAAAGCCAAAGCTCTTGCTTGTCCTTTCAATGATACCCATTTGCTTAATCAGGTGTGCACTCCCACAATGCCATTCTCTCTTccataattatttttcctttctctaatgtAACATTCTCTTCAGCAAAGGAACATTAAAaagtcttcctttctctctgtttttcttcacTGTCCATTTCCTCTGATCTTTACATCAAAGCTTCTCACAATGTTTaaattgatggaaaaaaaaataaataaataaattgatggtCTCCACTCTTAttctttcctgtctctcttcAACCTACCTCATTAGACCTTTACTTCAATATTCCCCTGAACCCTAGTTGTTGGATCAATTATGAAATGCATATGCACAGAATCTTCCACTTATTTTCACTTCTCTAGCTATCAAGTGAGTCCATGTCATGTCTCAGTTATTATCATTAACAGTTatagtattattattaatagcttCTTGCGTCTAACCTTACGTGTAAATCACCTCCCATCATCATGCTTTTTCTTATAACCCTCCTACCACACTTCAGCTCAGATTGTAAATTCAAACTTATTTATTCAttgccacaccacacagcttgtgtgatcttagttccccaaccagagatggaacctggacACTTGGCGTGAAAGTGTGGagttctaaccattggaccaccaggaaattctccATAAACTCAAATTCTAAGAAAGACTACAAGCTCtgtaatgtctttttcttttcactcttccAGCCTAATTTTCTCCCTTTATCCCCTGAGTTCAATCAGTCAAGTCACACTGGCCTCTTTGCTGttcccctctgctcttccccatgACTAGCTGTCTGACAAAAGCCCTAACTTCATTTCAATCTTACCGCAAATGGTATTTATTCAATGAGACCCACTCTGATCATCCTATTGGGGTCCTCAAACACTCCATACCCCCTTCACTCTCCTTGCATTTCCCCATGACACATAACACCTTCTGAAATCccatatcatttatttatttattctctttattgtgTATTACCTGCTCCCCTAGTTGGATATAATCTTTACAAAGTCAGTGTATTGTCTCTTAATGATGCCTTCTGAGCATCTataacagtacctggcacacaacACATATTTGTTCATTGTTAAATCAATCTTTCTAGTCTCCTTTCATGAGGAATTAACTTAGCTGCTTTCCCTTTGCAGAAAACTCATAGGAAGTCTCTTTGTTTTTTCAAGACAACTTATTTTTGCCCCACTTACCCAGTTTGGTTTAATTTGATTTGCTGTGGTATAGGTTCAACCAAGAATTGTCATGAAGAAAAATGTTAACCTTATAAAGAAATAATAGCCTCTCCCTCATATTATTATGTGAACAGGAGTGAAATTTTCTCCTGTAGTGTTACCATCTGTGCCCACTTATGTTTGGAACCACTGGAAGTGTGGCTGGAATCTGCTGTTCTCATCCAACTCACATACCCAACACCAGGAACCCTCTTCTTTATAAACCCTCCTGTttatatgatttctttaaaaaagcacaCACAGCATACTGAGAATCTAATTAGTTTTCCCCAAATGGCAATGATGAAGACTTTGGGGACTTTAGGTATCTTACTAGTAATTAAGGTATATTGTAAAATTGTCTATAGgggcaaaataagaaaaataccatTATTATCATTTTCCACAAAATAGTATTACCATTATTATCTTCCATAATATTAAATCCTTATAACTGGATCATgctgaaattttttattattgctgttgtttttattgttgtattTAAATGATGTTAATGTGAACTTATTACATAATTACATAAATTTAAGTAGCATACAATTagagaaataagagaagcaactgttcaaaaaagagtgaaatcttAAAAGAGCATAATATctaaaagttttacttttaaaattttatttatttattattttgtccgctctgggtcttcattgctgcatgaaattttctctagttgcagtgagtggggcccACTCTCTAgatgcggtgcatgggcttctcactgcagcagcttctcttgttgtgaagcactaGCTCTAACACACGAGCTTCACTAGTTTCAGCACTTgaactcagtagctgtggttcttgggctctagaatagaggctcagtagttgcatgcCTGGGATTACTTGCTCTGAGCATTTGgattttcctggatcagggattgaacctgtgtctcctgcattggcaagcagattcttttactctgagccaccagggaaaaccttaaaagttttgctttttatctcTTTCTGTAAAATGTCATCATAGCCACTGTAATCAATTGACAATAATATCaagtgattcatttttttctaatcattCTGCATTTATTTTGCTACCACACAAATTTCAGCCAGCTTTCTTGGTGAAGAGATTCACAGAAGTTCAGCcatgaaaattattatataaatcatttaaatCTACAAATAAAACATCCAGTGCTAATATGGCTGTTATTAAATCAGTGTTAATAACAGTGTTAATAATATGGTTGGATTAATCAGtgttcttctcttattttctaaaaacttttctgaaagaaataaggagaaaaagaagtataaatccaaactttatttcaaaacaaatattAGAAAAAGTCTGAAACCCagaacaataaaatagaaataaatattcagaaaacaatggAGGCAAGAGAAGGGAGTAGGAAGATGTTAAGAAAGGAAGTCAATTTCTGCAAAGTTAAGAAAAAGCtgccagatttctttttttaaagtaagtagcACAGGTTAAGATACGAAGGAGACAGCAGCAGGAAATTTTCTCGACCTTGTTTGGTTCCTAGAGCAGAGCAGTCAGTGTGGACTAAAAGAAGTAAGCCGAATTAGACAGAAGTTATTTCTGGTTGGGGGTGGTGATGTAGAGAATATTTCTGCATATTTGAAGGAAATAGTCTGTTACTAAAGCTGTGAGAACAGATCTAGAGCTGCACATCTCAGCTGTTTTACAAAGGGAGAACTCACCTGACTTCAAAAGTGGAATCAAAAATGCtacagcccaggttcgatgcatgagacagggcactcagggccagtgtactgagatgaccctgagggatgggatggggaggtaggtaggtgaggggttcaggattggggacACATGAACACccttggctgattcatatcaatgcaTGGTAAAAgctactacaatattgtaaagtaagtaacatccaattaaaataaattaattaatttttaaaaataaaaaaaatgctaCAGCTAAACTTATGCTTTTGGCAACAGTAGATTGTGCTATTTTATATAACCCTCAGGTTAGGAACAAAAGGTTGGTCAATGTATTAAAAATCCTTCTGAAGGAGTCAGAGAGCTAACAAGGCATTGAGTATTTTCAGGACCAAGATACAGAAGAGGACAGTATAGGAAGGAGAGTCCAGCATTTTTCACCATTT containing:
- the LOC112578705 gene encoding olfactory receptor 12D3-like; the encoded protein is MENVTTVNEFLLLELTSTQELQPVLFMTLLIIYMIDLFGNGSILVVVISEPRLYSPMYFFLGNLSCLDICYSSVTLPILMANLLSAHKAVSFLGCITQLHFFHFLGCTESILLAIMGFDRFVAICYPLRYTLIMNLKACILLATVAWITSFFYALMHSVMTARLNFCHSLKLNYFFCDVKPLLELACGDIRLNQWLIFIVTGSLSMAACFLTFLSYLYIIGFLLFKNRTCRGLHKALSTCASHFMVVSLFYGTVGLAYIPPASATSVSQGRHVAVIHTTVTSLLNPLIYTLRNKEGKLALKRVFGRKLKLSV